The bacterium genome window below encodes:
- a CDS encoding porin — MEGTKRLLLLAGAVYLLGAGAALGAGFNIYEAGARATALGGAFTATADDGSAIFYNPAGLAFLEGSALDLNLMPIIPAAEFTGALQPDGTYASGKTTDQIFPIPGAYFYRNDGELTYGIGLYTPFGLGVEWSDPDDWIGRAVSYNVDLATIYVSPVVAWRVNEDVALSFGVDVGYTKIELKRRMLTVFGGNNAPTDVIDVSIDGDSKLNFTPSAGAMIKANEKLTFGVMYHHQKTLSIEEGNLELTNIAPDALAGAVDNMIAGLGGNKHTGSTELKLPHILSLAASYQLTEQARVEFDAVHFGWGHFDELALDFGSDDLNETIPESYEDVWQLRLGASYDVDDKLTLMGGYVRDKSPQPVESMSPLLPDANRDDFSLGVQYRLNERLTLTGTYMGVNFEERTNVVDGAQVVFPEDEAEYGEGPYPNPAGTYDSYADIFGVGISYRF; from the coding sequence ATGGAAGGGACCAAGAGACTGCTCCTACTCGCGGGGGCCGTTTACCTGCTCGGGGCTGGTGCCGCGCTGGGCGCGGGCTTCAACATCTATGAAGCCGGCGCCCGGGCGACCGCCCTCGGCGGCGCGTTCACCGCGACGGCCGACGACGGCTCGGCGATCTTCTACAATCCGGCCGGGCTCGCCTTTCTCGAAGGCTCGGCGCTCGACCTGAACCTGATGCCGATCATCCCCGCAGCCGAGTTCACGGGCGCCCTCCAGCCGGACGGCACCTACGCCAGCGGCAAGACGACCGATCAGATATTCCCGATCCCCGGAGCCTACTTCTACAGGAACGACGGCGAACTCACGTACGGCATAGGCCTCTACACGCCCTTCGGTCTGGGCGTGGAATGGTCCGATCCCGACGACTGGATCGGGCGCGCGGTCAGCTACAACGTGGATCTGGCCACCATCTATGTCTCCCCCGTGGTCGCGTGGAGGGTGAACGAGGACGTGGCGCTGTCCTTCGGCGTGGACGTCGGCTACACCAAGATCGAGCTCAAGCGCCGCATGCTGACCGTCTTCGGCGGCAACAACGCGCCCACCGACGTGATCGACGTCTCGATCGACGGCGACAGCAAGCTGAACTTCACGCCCTCGGCGGGCGCCATGATCAAGGCCAACGAGAAGCTGACCTTCGGCGTCATGTACCACCACCAGAAGACGCTGTCCATCGAGGAGGGCAACCTCGAGCTGACGAACATCGCGCCGGACGCCCTGGCGGGCGCCGTCGACAACATGATCGCCGGCCTCGGCGGCAACAAGCACACCGGCAGCACCGAACTGAAGCTGCCCCACATCCTCAGCCTCGCCGCGTCCTACCAGCTGACCGAGCAGGCCCGCGTGGAATTCGACGCGGTCCACTTCGGCTGGGGCCACTTCGACGAGTTGGCCCTGGACTTCGGCAGCGATGACCTCAACGAGACCATCCCCGAATCCTACGAGGACGTCTGGCAGCTGCGCCTCGGCGCCTCGTACGACGTCGACGACAAGCTGACGCTGATGGGCGGCTACGTGCGCGACAAGTCGCCGCAGCCGGTCGAGTCCATGAGCCCACTGCTCCCCGACGCCAACCGCGACGACTTCAGCCTCGGCGTCCAGTACCGCTTGAACGAGCGGCTGACGCTGACCGGCACCTACATGGGCGTGAACTTCGAGGAGCGCACCAACGTGGTGGACGGCGCACAGGTCGTCTTCCCCGAAGACGAAGCGGAGTACGGCGAAGGCCCGTACCCCAATCCCGCAGGAACCTACGATTCCTATGCCGACATCTTCGGCGTCGGCATCAGCTACCGCTTCTAG
- a CDS encoding rhomboid family intramembrane serine protease, which yields MRQGYRTTLGGFGPSLTPTVKVLLAANISVFVLQFMLGQSAARVWFDHFFGLVPRKALAGLHVWQFATYMFLHLNFMHIFWNMFILWMFGSELDALWGRRGFLQYYFVAGIGAGLVYFLLMPLIEPAAAYAPLIGASGACFGLLMAYGLLFPERRVMLWFLIPVKVKWFVLGIGLFELMAIWRADSVGHLAHLGGLLFGYLYLRGGKKWLDGLRRGRRRRKADSRFRVVDDEQDRDPVVRVEVDRILEKISREGLDSLTPAEQEALRRASRKH from the coding sequence TTGCGCCAAGGCTACCGCACGACGCTGGGCGGTTTCGGACCGTCGCTCACGCCGACCGTCAAGGTCCTGCTCGCCGCCAACATCTCGGTGTTCGTGCTGCAGTTCATGCTCGGCCAGTCGGCGGCCCGCGTCTGGTTCGACCACTTTTTCGGACTGGTCCCCCGCAAGGCCCTCGCCGGGCTGCACGTGTGGCAGTTCGCCACCTACATGTTCCTGCACCTGAACTTCATGCACATCTTCTGGAACATGTTCATCCTGTGGATGTTCGGCTCCGAGCTCGACGCGTTGTGGGGGCGGCGGGGTTTCCTGCAGTACTACTTCGTCGCCGGCATCGGCGCCGGGCTCGTCTATTTCCTGCTGATGCCCCTGATCGAGCCCGCCGCGGCCTACGCACCGCTGATCGGCGCCTCGGGCGCCTGCTTCGGGCTGCTCATGGCCTACGGCCTGCTCTTCCCGGAGCGTCGGGTGATGCTCTGGTTCCTGATCCCGGTCAAGGTCAAGTGGTTCGTGCTGGGGATCGGCCTGTTCGAGCTCATGGCCATCTGGCGGGCCGACAGCGTGGGACACCTGGCCCACCTGGGCGGCCTGCTCTTCGGCTACCTCTACCTGCGCGGCGGCAAGAAATGGCTGGACGGCCTGCGGCGCGGAAGACGCCGGCGCAAGGCCGACTCGCGCTTCCGCGTGGTCGACGACGAGCAGGACCGCGATCCGGTCGTGCGCGTCGAAGTGGACCGGATCCTGGAGAAGATCTCCCGCGAGGGTCTGGACAGCCTGACGCCCGCGGAGCAGGAGGCGCTGAGACGCGCCAGCCGGAAACACTGA